A genomic region of Arachis stenosperma cultivar V10309 chromosome 9, arast.V10309.gnm1.PFL2, whole genome shotgun sequence contains the following coding sequences:
- the LOC130950583 gene encoding uncharacterized protein LOC130950583 — protein MAFTVATSISGSGGARILCNTSLPHPPHLTFRITPSATATKRCRGSLHVVSATKKFSPRSGKGRRGSTTTKDQDQDPQPTGEIEDSAVDDVDDGYFLPDLPGEEKDFWEGPQWDWLGFFVEYMWAFGVVFALIACGIAVATYNEGATDFKETPAYKESVQSRELLEGPEASDSDIFESNPTEVAPSLN, from the coding sequence ATGGCCTTCACCGTAGCCACTTCCATCAGTGGCAGCGGCGGCGCCAGAATCCTATGCAATACCTCCCTCCCTCACCCTCCTCACCTCACCTTCCGCATAACACCATCAGCTACAGCAACTAAAAGATGTAGAGGAAGCCTTCACGTGGTTTCTGCAACCAAGAAATTTTCCCCTCGTTCTGGCAAAGGCCGACGTGGCAGCACGACGACCAAGGATCAGGATCAGGACCCGCAACCGACGGGCGAGATTGAAGACTCAGCCGTTGACGATGTCGATGACGGTTACTTCTTGCCGGATCTACCGGGAGAGGAGAAGGACTTCTGGGAAGGGCCTCAGTGGGACTGGCTTGGCTTCTTTGTTGAGTATATGTGGGCTTTCGGCGTTGTTTTTGCGTTAATTGCTTGTGGGATTGCTGTGGCAACCTACAATGAAGGAGCAACAGATTTCAAAGAGACTCCTGCATACAAGGAATCTGTTCAGTCTAGAGAACTTTTAGAAGGACCTGAGGCATCTGACTCCGACATATTTGAATCCAATCCAACAGAAGTGGCTCCAAGTTTGAACTAG
- the LOC130951732 gene encoding heavy metal-associated isoprenylated plant protein 36-like yields the protein MTVKYFCMVMRINIDCSGCYRKVKRVLLDVPELEIHLLEKKQTRVIVGGRFIPQDVAIMIRKKTNRRVEILDIQEFSEDKDAELTEDHKSMTNNNNWTLLATHQHQIETCLV from the exons ATGACAGTGAAG TACTTTTGCATGGTGATGAGGATCAACATCGATTGTAGCGGTTGTTATAGAAAAGTTAAGAGAGTCCTTCTTGATGTGCCAG AGTTGGAAATCCATCTCCTAGAGAAGAAGCAGACAAGGGTAATTGTGGGAGGAAGGTTCATACCACAAGATGTGGCTATCATGATAAGAAAGAAGACTAATCGTAGGGTTGAGATTTTGGACATACAAGAATTTAGTGAGGACAAGGATGCTGAACTAACGGAAGACCATAAATCAATGACCAATAATAATAACTGGACTCTCTTAGCCACCCACCAGCATCAAATTGAAACGTGTTTGGTTTGA
- the LOC130949051 gene encoding protein ALP1-like: protein MGVEEMVAMFLHIIAHDVKIRVIKRQFVRSEETISRRFNDVLLAILRCHNLLLKKPQPFSQDRMDERWKWFKDCLGALDGTHIKVNVLEADKPRYRNRKGDITTNVLGVVAPDMQFIYVLAGWEGSAADSRVLRDALFRNGFSVPQGHYYLCDAGYMNCEGFLAPYRGQKYHLSEFNPHNQPSTAQEFFNMKHSQARNVIERAFGVLKARWGRSFYPIKTQGRIITACCLLHNHIRRVMVVDPIDEIEDQNILGVDGETIHHIETSDVWGRWRDQLAQEMWNQWRRRHHAR from the exons ATGGGTGTGGAAGAAATGGTTGCCATGTTTTTACATATTATAGCACATGACGTCAAAATTAGAGTAATAAAGAGACAATTTGTGAGATCTGAAGAAACAATTAGTAGGAGGTTTAATGATGTATTGCTTGCTATTTTGAGATGTCATAATCTCTTACTGAAGAAACCTCAACCATTTAGCCAGGATAGAATGGATGAACGATGGAAATGGTTTAAG gaTTGCCTAGGAGCCTTAGATGGTACTCATATCAAAGTCAATGTCCTTGAGGCTGACAAGCCTAGATATCGAAACAGAAAAGGTGACATAACAACCAATGTGCTTGGAGTGGTTGCTCCCGATATGCAATTTATCTACGTACTGGCGGGTTGGGAGGGTTCAGCTGCGGATTCTAGGGTATTGCGAGATGCACTATTTCGCAATGGGTTTAGTGTTCCCCAAG GTCATTATTACTTATGTGATGCTGGATATATGAATTGTGAAGGATTTTTGGCACCTTATAGAGGACAAAAATATCATTTGAGTGAGTTTAATCCACATAATCAACCTAGTACAGCTCAAGAGTTTTTTAATATGAAACACTCACAAGCTAGGAATGTCATTGAAAGGGCATTTGGAGTATTGAAAGCAAGATGGGGAAGATCATTTTATCCTATTAAGactcaaggaagaattataactGCTTGTTGCCTTTTGCATAATCATATTAGAAGAGTGATGGTTGTGGATCCTATTGATGAGATAGAAGATCAAAATATACTTGGAGTAGATGGTGAGACGATCCACCATATTGAAACGAGTGATGTTTGGGGTAGATGGAGAGATCAACTTGCACAAGAAATGTGGAACCAATGGAGGAGAAGACATCACGCTCGATAA
- the LOC130947596 gene encoding dehydrin DHN3-like, translating into MSQEYRDQARGRTDEYGNTMRQTDEYGNPVQQGGGTTGYGTTTESGKMYGSGGGAHGHGTGLGGDTTGMATGGYGTAGMGTGMGTGMGTGGGYGTTGTGEYGSTGTGAAGGYGTTGGSYGTTGGGEYASSGGMGGTTGMGYGSTETGQGGHHGQHDQSHGGEKKGIMDKIKEKLPGGHGGGHHDS; encoded by the coding sequence ATGTCTCAGGAATATCGTGATCAAGCTCGTGGAAGAACCGACGAGTATGGCAACACTATGAGGCAAACTGATGAGTACGGAAACCCAGTTCAACAAGGTGGAGGCACCACCGGTTATGGCACCACAACTGAATCCGGCAAGATGTACGGCAGTGGTGGTGGCGCTCATGGCCATGGAACGGGCCTTGGAGGGGACACTACTGGCATGGCCACCGGGGGTTACGGAACCGCCGGCATGGGCACCGGTATGGGCACCGGTATGGGTACCGGTGGTGGTTATGGAACCACCGGTACCGGTGAATATGGAAGCACTGGCACTGGTGCTGCTGGTGGATATGGCACCACCGGTGGATCTTATGGAACCACCGGTGGAGGCGAGTATGCAAGCAGTGGAGGAATGGGTGGAACGACAGGGATGGGGTACGGAAGCACCGAGACCGGGCAAGGAGGGCATCATGGTCAACATGATCAGTCTCATGGAGGTGAGAAGAAAGGGATAATGGATAAGATCAAGGAGAAGCTCCCTGGTGGTCATGGTGGTGGACACCATGACAGTTAg